From a single Anaerolineales bacterium genomic region:
- a CDS encoding EcsC family protein, giving the protein MEKEENTQGTQQGELNQAQEFAKSTSLEDIKSGEWFAKLLHLALKKYREKVNAAYFQEKYPGLPPDAIVDRRIDLAQKYAALEGGSTAAAYTAAVAATIGSHGGASPLTIPAALTTFAVDLGYTSLLQLRLAYDISVIYGKPLDYDDPEDLYDLLVLAFGIKAGEAFSGSLQKLSPEAVRVLIKKTVTDSSLKRLQALPYVGRFLLQRNLIKMAIPVVGIGLGSGINYLSTGSIGKRAKKMFRLRGAIEEAADQVSLDSLEYSYLFLQTIWLVINADKQVQQEEAWYLRYLIAGLDEIDIDGKVKRDFETKINFDEEKVMSQLRDLLPEVSAEIYNAACVASVVDGKLKDNELTFLQRLAEICGCKFDKQTLSKFANEFHSKA; this is encoded by the coding sequence ATGGAAAAAGAAGAGAATACTCAAGGTACACAACAGGGGGAACTTAACCAAGCCCAGGAGTTCGCGAAATCAACTTCTCTTGAAGACATTAAGAGTGGGGAATGGTTTGCTAAACTTCTTCACTTAGCGCTAAAGAAGTATCGCGAGAAGGTAAATGCTGCTTACTTCCAAGAAAAATATCCCGGCTTACCACCAGATGCTATCGTAGACAGAAGAATCGATCTTGCGCAAAAATATGCGGCTTTAGAGGGAGGTAGTACAGCCGCTGCGTATACTGCTGCGGTTGCAGCAACAATTGGATCACATGGAGGAGCATCGCCGCTGACCATCCCCGCCGCTCTTACAACCTTTGCAGTTGATCTTGGTTACACAAGCCTTCTTCAACTGCGGCTGGCTTATGATATAAGCGTAATTTATGGGAAGCCTCTGGATTACGATGACCCCGAAGATTTATACGATTTGCTTGTACTGGCTTTTGGAATAAAAGCTGGTGAAGCATTCTCTGGAAGCCTTCAGAAATTGTCACCTGAAGCTGTACGAGTTCTAATCAAAAAGACTGTTACCGATTCTAGTTTGAAACGGCTTCAGGCTTTGCCTTATGTCGGAAGGTTTCTGCTCCAGCGGAATTTGATTAAGATGGCAATCCCCGTAGTTGGTATTGGTCTTGGTTCAGGGATTAACTACCTTTCCACAGGAAGTATTGGAAAACGTGCAAAGAAGATGTTTCGATTGCGTGGAGCTATAGAGGAGGCTGCTGATCAAGTTTCGTTAGATTCGCTCGAATATTCATATCTGTTCCTTCAAACTATATGGCTGGTAATAAACGCAGATAAACAGGTTCAACAAGAAGAAGCGTGGTATTTGCGATACTTGATAGCTGGTCTTGATGAAATTGATATTGATGGAAAAGTAAAACGGGACTTTGAAACAAAAATAAACTTTGACGAAGAAAAGGTAATGAGTCAACTACGCGATTTATTACCTGAGGTGAGCGCCGAAATATATAATGCTGCCTGTGTCGCATCGGTAGTTGATGGGAAACTAAAGGACAATGAGCTAACATTCCTACAAAGATTGGCTGAGATTTGTGGTTGTAAGTTTGATAAGCAAACCCTATCTAAGTTTGCAAATGAGTTTCACTCTAAGGCATAA
- a CDS encoding aldehyde dehydrogenase family protein codes for MADFKLTYATMFNPPDELHTGFDKAVAALKQNMGREYGMYIDGKEVLADEKLEDRSPVNTDWVLAKMQKGNASHAEQAMTAARKAFPMWSHTPWQKRVELLRKAASLIEQRIFDLGAAMALEVGKNRMESLGDVQETADLIYYSCYQMEKNDGYIVEMGKDPLVGYEARNVSVLRPYGVWLIVSPFNFPHALTGGPMGAALATGNTIVVKPATDTAWIVRLLIDCFRDAGLPDGVVNFVTGPGSTLGQALVDSPEVDGVTFTGSFDVGMKMFQDFGKRNYVRPIILELGGKNPAIVSKNADLDRATIGIVRSAFGLQGQKCSAASRVLVEESVYDEMVSRLKEAAEKLVIGDPTEKATYNGPVINKSSYNDFKNFCEEINQGGGKFLVGGNVKSGGMFDKGYFCESTFVIDLPFSHRLWKHEMFLPITTIGKVKNLDEAMRIANDVNYGLTAGFYGSQEETEWFFDHIEAGVTYANRPQGATTGAWPGFQPFGGWKGSGSSGKNAGGHYYLPLYMHEQIRTLIK; via the coding sequence ATGGCAGATTTCAAACTTACGTACGCGACCATGTTCAACCCGCCCGATGAATTACACACCGGTTTTGACAAGGCGGTGGCGGCATTGAAGCAGAATATGGGCAGGGAATATGGCATGTACATCGACGGCAAGGAAGTGCTTGCCGATGAAAAACTGGAAGACCGTTCACCCGTCAACACAGACTGGGTATTGGCGAAAATGCAGAAAGGCAACGCATCCCATGCCGAGCAGGCGATGACGGCGGCGCGTAAGGCGTTCCCGATGTGGAGTCACACCCCGTGGCAGAAGCGCGTGGAACTGCTGCGCAAAGCCGCGTCGTTGATCGAGCAGCGCATTTTTGATCTGGGCGCGGCGATGGCGCTGGAGGTCGGCAAGAACCGCATGGAGTCGCTGGGCGACGTGCAGGAAACCGCCGACCTTATTTATTACTCGTGCTACCAGATGGAAAAGAACGACGGCTATATCGTCGAGATGGGCAAAGACCCGTTGGTCGGTTATGAAGCGCGGAATGTTTCGGTGCTTCGTCCATACGGCGTGTGGCTGATCGTTTCGCCGTTCAACTTCCCGCACGCGCTGACGGGCGGTCCGATGGGCGCGGCGCTGGCAACGGGCAACACGATAGTCGTGAAGCCCGCCACCGATACCGCATGGATCGTGCGCCTGCTGATCGATTGCTTCCGCGATGCGGGCTTGCCCGACGGCGTGGTGAACTTCGTCACGGGTCCCGGTTCCACGCTTGGGCAGGCGCTGGTGGACAGCCCCGAAGTGGACGGCGTGACCTTCACCGGTTCATTCGACGTCGGCATGAAGATGTTCCAGGACTTCGGCAAGCGCAACTATGTGCGCCCGATCATTTTGGAACTGGGCGGAAAGAATCCCGCCATCGTTTCCAAGAATGCTGACTTGGACCGCGCCACCATTGGCATCGTCCGCTCGGCGTTTGGTCTGCAGGGACAGAAATGCTCCGCCGCTTCACGCGTGCTCGTGGAGGAATCTGTTTACGATGAAATGGTCAGCCGTTTGAAGGAAGCCGCCGAGAAGCTGGTCATCGGCGACCCGACCGAGAAAGCCACTTACAATGGACCGGTCATCAACAAGTCATCCTATAATGATTTCAAGAACTTCTGCGAAGAGATCAACCAGGGCGGCGGCAAGTTTCTCGTCGGCGGCAATGTGAAGAGCGGCGGCATGTTCGACAAGGGCTATTTCTGTGAAAGCACCTTCGTCATTGACCTGCCCTTCTCGCACCGCCTGTGGAAGCATGAGATGTTCCTGCCCATTACCACCATCGGCAAGGTCAAGAACCTCGATGAAGCCATGCGTATCGCCAACGACGTGAACTACGGTCTGACCGCGGGCTTCTACGGCTCACAGGAAGAGACCGAATGGTTCTTTGACCATATCGAAGCCGGTGTGACGTATGCCAACCGTCCGCAGGGCGCGACGACCGGCGCGTGGCCCGGCTTCCAGCCGTTCGGCGGCTGGAAAGGCTCCGGCTCCAGCGGCAAGAATGCTGGCGGTCATTACTACCTGCCGTTGTACATGCACGAGCAGATCCGCACGCTCATCAAGTAA
- the ffh gene encoding signal recognition particle protein: MFETLTGRLNQIFDQLRKRGKLSEADVDAAMREVRLALLEADVHFSVVKAFIAKVRERAVGAEVSKALNPGQQVIKIVNEELIGTLGEPAPLNLAGPKPRAIMMVGLQGAGKTTAAGKLARLMKSKGERVLLVAGDPYRPAAVKQLQQLGERLDVEVEADTSITPPQLAKRALEKGEKGGFSLVIVDTAGRSQMDAELMDELKAIAANVNPVDILLVIDSMIGQEALNIAQGFKDAINLTGLVLTKMDGDSRGGAAISIRSVTGVPIKFIGTGEKLDALETYDPARLSSRILGMGDVIGLIEKAEAMFDQQTAEKQAKKMMSGSFTLEDWLDQMKQMKKMGPLGQILDMLPGQMGQAARGVDPAEVEKSFKQSEAIINSMTLKERRNPDLLNASRRRRIAAGSGMEVQDVNRLVKQFREAQKMMKKFQKMGGRGLGNLFG, from the coding sequence ATGTTTGAAACTCTCACCGGACGACTCAACCAGATCTTCGACCAACTCCGCAAACGCGGAAAACTCTCTGAAGCGGACGTGGATGCCGCCATGCGCGAGGTACGCCTCGCCCTGCTCGAAGCGGACGTGCATTTCAGCGTGGTCAAAGCCTTCATTGCCAAGGTGCGCGAGCGTGCCGTCGGCGCGGAAGTTTCAAAGGCGCTTAATCCCGGTCAGCAGGTCATCAAGATCGTCAATGAAGAGTTGATCGGCACGCTTGGCGAGCCCGCCCCGTTGAATCTGGCGGGACCAAAACCGCGCGCGATCATGATGGTTGGTTTGCAGGGCGCAGGCAAGACGACCGCCGCAGGCAAGCTGGCGCGCTTGATGAAATCCAAAGGCGAGCGCGTATTGCTTGTCGCCGGAGACCCGTATCGCCCCGCCGCGGTCAAGCAGTTGCAACAACTTGGCGAACGGCTGGATGTTGAGGTCGAAGCGGATACGTCCATCACGCCGCCGCAACTCGCGAAGCGCGCATTGGAAAAAGGCGAAAAGGGTGGATTCAGTCTGGTGATCGTAGATACAGCCGGACGGTCCCAGATGGATGCGGAACTGATGGACGAGTTGAAAGCCATCGCGGCGAACGTTAATCCCGTGGACATCCTGCTGGTCATCGATTCCATGATCGGCCAGGAGGCGTTGAACATCGCGCAGGGATTCAAGGATGCCATCAACCTGACCGGGCTGGTGCTGACGAAAATGGACGGCGATTCGCGCGGCGGCGCGGCGATTTCCATTCGTTCCGTGACGGGTGTGCCGATCAAGTTCATCGGCACGGGTGAAAAACTCGACGCGCTCGAAACGTATGACCCCGCGCGTTTGTCGTCGCGGATCCTGGGCATGGGCGATGTGATCGGCTTGATCGAAAAAGCCGAGGCAATGTTCGACCAGCAGACCGCCGAAAAGCAGGCGAAGAAGATGATGTCGGGCAGTTTCACGCTGGAGGACTGGCTCGATCAAATGAAGCAGATGAAAAAGATGGGACCGTTGGGGCAGATATTGGATATGCTGCCCGGGCAAATGGGGCAAGCTGCGCGCGGCGTGGACCCCGCCGAGGTGGAGAAGTCTTTCAAGCAGTCGGAAGCCATCATCAACTCGATGACGTTGAAGGAGCGCCGCAATCCCGACCTTTTGAACGCCTCCCGCCGCCGCCGCATTGCGGCTGGTTCCGGCATGGAAGTGCAGGACGTGAACCGTCTGGTCAAGCAGTTCCGCGAGGCGCAGAAGATGATGAAAAAATTCCAGAAAATGGGCGGCAGGGGCTTGGGGAATTTGTTTGGGTAA
- a CDS encoding MFS transporter has product MENQATDVIVNDKKEIFGWAMYDWANSAFSTTVGTVFLGPYVASLARAAAEAAGTSTVSFFGIPVAPDSFLPYCISFSVGMQVLFLPILGAIADYSHLRKRMMQLFATIGALATILLFLVTGNLWWLGGVLYIVANLAFGAAIVFYNAYLPDIASEEERDRVSSYGWAMGYLGGGILLALNLAFFIFSEDLGVPTSLAVRINLASAGIWWLGFSFLTWSRLRSRRAARALPAGDNYASIGFKQLRKTFSEVKHFPETLKFLLAYFLYNDGIQTVIAVAATFAAAPLIQGGLELDQQTLTAVILMIQFVAFFGALFWGKLAGWIGAKESVIVSLVIWSGVVIYAYSGLKGDAVVTEFFILGGFIALVMGGSQAISRSLFAQMIPNGKEAEFFSFYEVSERGTSWIGPLVFGLANQIFNDLRIAILSLIFFFIMGLIFLPFVNVKKAIADAKAYKSE; this is encoded by the coding sequence ATGGAAAACCAGGCGACGGATGTGATCGTCAACGACAAAAAAGAGATCTTTGGCTGGGCAATGTACGATTGGGCGAATTCCGCCTTCAGCACCACAGTGGGAACCGTGTTTTTGGGACCGTATGTCGCATCACTGGCGCGCGCGGCGGCGGAAGCGGCAGGAACATCAACCGTTTCGTTCTTTGGAATTCCGGTTGCTCCGGATTCATTTTTACCTTACTGCATTTCATTCTCGGTCGGCATGCAAGTGCTTTTCCTGCCCATCCTTGGCGCGATCGCGGATTATTCACACCTGCGCAAGCGCATGATGCAATTGTTTGCGACCATCGGCGCACTGGCGACCATCCTGCTCTTTTTGGTGACCGGGAATCTGTGGTGGCTGGGCGGCGTGTTGTACATTGTGGCGAACCTTGCCTTTGGCGCGGCGATCGTCTTCTACAATGCCTATCTGCCGGACATCGCCAGCGAGGAGGAGCGCGACCGCGTCTCGTCCTATGGCTGGGCAATGGGTTATCTGGGCGGCGGGATCTTGCTGGCGCTCAATCTGGCGTTCTTTATATTCAGCGAAGATCTGGGCGTGCCCACGTCGCTTGCGGTGCGCATCAATCTCGCCTCGGCGGGTATCTGGTGGCTGGGCTTTTCCTTCCTGACGTGGTCCCGCCTGCGTTCGCGCCGCGCGGCGCGCGCGCTTCCGGCGGGCGATAATTATGCCAGCATCGGTTTCAAACAACTCCGCAAGACCTTCAGCGAGGTAAAGCACTTCCCTGAAACCTTGAAATTCCTGCTGGCATACTTCCTTTACAACGACGGCATCCAGACCGTGATCGCCGTTGCTGCGACCTTCGCCGCCGCGCCTCTGATCCAGGGCGGACTGGAACTTGACCAGCAAACTCTGACCGCCGTCATCCTGATGATCCAGTTCGTGGCGTTCTTCGGAGCCTTGTTCTGGGGCAAGCTGGCAGGCTGGATCGGCGCAAAAGAGTCGGTCATTGTCAGCCTTGTGATCTGGTCGGGCGTGGTGATCTACGCCTACAGCGGCTTGAAAGGTGACGCCGTGGTGACCGAATTCTTCATCCTCGGCGGTTTCATCGCGCTGGTGATGGGCGGTTCACAAGCCATCAGCCGCAGTCTCTTCGCGCAGATGATCCCCAACGGCAAAGAAGCCGAGTTCTTCTCGTTCTACGAGGTCAGCGAGCGCGGCACGTCATGGATCGGTCCGCTGGTGTTCGGGCTGGCAAACCAGATCTTCAACGACTTGCGCATTGCCATCCTTTCGCTAATCTTCTTCTTCATCATGGGCTTGATCTTCCTGCCGTTCGTTAATGTGAAGAAAGCCATCGCGGACGCGAAAGCATATAAATCCGAGTAA